The following proteins come from a genomic window of Sorghum bicolor cultivar BTx623 chromosome 3, Sorghum_bicolor_NCBIv3, whole genome shotgun sequence:
- the LOC8060102 gene encoding protein STRICTOSIDINE SYNTHASE-LIKE 10, with translation MGRRNNPATWLLALVVLALALFAGPCAAAQIKTTDTRWSFHLPLPSGITGAESLAFDGKGEGPYAGVSDGRVLKWGGTTVGWTTFAHSANYRKIPLCTAGVVPSEETESMCGRPLGLQFHAKTGDLYIADAYLGLMRVGPGGGEAEVLATGADGVPFNFVNGLDVDQATGDVYFTDSSTTYPRRFNTEIMMNADATGRLLKYDARTKTVAVLKADLPYPNGVAVSRDGAQVVVAHTVPCQAFRYFLRGARAGQYELLADLPGYPDNVRRDDKGGYWVALNQEKQRLDATPATAPVKHLVGVRLNADGVEIEELTAAKGVTLSDVAEMKGKLWLGSVELEYVGLVA, from the coding sequence ATGGGGCGTCGGAACAATCCGGCGACGTGGCTCCTCGCCTTGGTCGTGCTAGCTCTAGCCCTTTTCGCCGGGCCGTGTGCCGCGGCACAGATCAAGACCACCGACACGCGCTGGAGCTTCCACCTTCCTTTACCAAGCGGCATCACCGGCGCCGAGAGCCTCGCCTTCGACGGCAAGGGCGAGGGGCCCTACGCCGGCGTCTCGGACGGCCGCGTCCTCAAGTGGGGCGGCACCACCGTCGGCTGGACCACGTTCGCGCACAGCGCGAACTACCGGAAGATACCCCTGTGCACGGCGGGCGTGGTGCCGTCGGAGGAGACCGAGAGCATGTGCGGCCGGCCGCTGGGCCTCCAGTTCCACGCCAAGACGGGCGACCTCTACATCGCCGACGCCTACCTGGGGCTCATGAGGGTCGGCCCTGGCGGCGGCGAGGCCGAGGTGCTGGCGACCGGCGCGGATGGCGTCCCGTTCAACTTCGTCAACGGCCTGGACGTCGACCAGGCCACCGGCGACGTCTACTTCACCGACTCGAGCACGACGTATCCCAGGAGGTTTAACACCGAGATCATGATGAACGCGGATGCGACGGGCCGGCTTCTCAAGTACGACGCGCGGACCAAGACCGTCGCCGTGCTGAAGGCCGACCTGCCGTACCCGAACGGCGTGGCGGTCAGCCGCGACGGGGCGCAGGTCGTGGTCGCGCACACCGTGCCTTGCCAAGCGTTCAGGTACTTTCTCCGCGGCGCCAGGGCGGGGCAGTACGAGCTGCTGGCGGACCTGCCGGGGTACCCGGACAACGTGAGGCGGGACGACAAGGGTGGCTACTGGGTGGCCCTCAACCAGGAGAAGCAGAGGCTGGACGCGACGCCGGCGACGGCTCCTGTGAAGCACCTGGTCGGCGTCCGCCTGAACGCTGACGGGGTGGAGATCGAGGAGCTCACGGCGGCCAAGGGCGTCACGCTGAGCGACGTGGCGGAGATGAAGGGGAAGCTGTGGTTAGGCTCCGTGGAGCTCGAGTATGTCGGCCTGGTTGCTTGA